One part of the Bacteroidia bacterium genome encodes these proteins:
- the cobA gene encoding uroporphyrinogen-III C-methyltransferase: protein MNKQKIHPKVSLVGAGPGDPELISLKGLKAIQQADVILYDALVHPDHLLAAKKEAKLIFVGKRAGSHRYSQSAINQMLVECALHEGHVVRLKGGDPFVFGRGHEELEYVKSFEIETELIPGISSVNSVPALQEIPLTKRGINESFWVITATTSKGEVSKDLYQAVRTDATIVVLMGLRKLREIQQIFTYAGKGHLPIAVIQSGSLPEEKIALGSIEDIDEAVRREQISGPAIMVIGEVVALHPSLPQQLVTEYGKTEWRVWA from the coding sequence ATGAATAAGCAAAAGATACATCCAAAAGTAAGCCTGGTTGGCGCAGGTCCCGGTGATCCAGAATTGATCAGCCTCAAAGGATTAAAAGCCATACAGCAAGCAGACGTAATACTCTATGATGCCCTGGTACATCCCGACCACTTATTAGCAGCAAAAAAAGAAGCCAAACTCATATTTGTTGGCAAAAGGGCAGGATCGCATCGCTATTCGCAAAGCGCAATAAATCAGATGCTTGTAGAATGTGCCCTGCATGAGGGTCATGTGGTCAGGCTCAAAGGAGGAGATCCCTTTGTTTTTGGCAGAGGCCATGAAGAATTGGAATATGTCAAGTCTTTTGAAATTGAAACGGAACTGATTCCTGGAATTTCATCCGTCAACTCGGTACCTGCTTTGCAGGAAATTCCTCTAACCAAAAGAGGTATAAATGAAAGTTTTTGGGTCATCACTGCTACGACTTCAAAAGGAGAAGTTTCTAAAGACCTTTATCAAGCAGTAAGAACCGATGCGACTATCGTTGTATTGATGGGCTTGAGAAAGCTTCGGGAAATTCAACAGATATTCACCTATGCAGGTAAAGGGCATCTACCTATTGCTGTCATTCAATCTGGTTCATTGCCAGAAGAAAAGATAGCGCTGGGGAGTATTGAAGATATTGATGAAGCCGTAAGAAGAGAGCAAATCTCAGGTCCTGCTATCATGGTCATAGGAGAAGTCGTGGCTTTGCATCCCAGCCTTCCTCAACAATTGGTTACTGAATATGGCAAAACCGAATGGCGAGTCTGGGCCTGA
- a CDS encoding phosphoadenylyl-sulfate reductase, with amino-acid sequence MNSTIIEQLNAETEGLSASESLRWIAQVYGNEASFSLGFGLEGMVIADLIFSQDLDIRVFTLDTGRLFVETYELFNKVYARYQKKIEVFFPERDDVEKLVSSKGPFSFYESVENRKECCGIRKLRPLERALKGSKIWITGLRSSQSEFRSGLSRFYWDEKRQLIKFNPLFEWSREEVWAYIRKNRVPYNALHDRGYQSVGCAPCTRATEAGEDERAGRWWWEDSHKECGLHEIDVPSPKEKQKTLCHKC; translated from the coding sequence ATGAATTCCACTATTATCGAACAACTCAACGCTGAAACAGAAGGTCTCTCCGCCTCGGAAAGCCTCAGATGGATTGCCCAGGTCTATGGCAATGAGGCCAGCTTCTCTCTGGGCTTTGGATTAGAAGGGATGGTGATCGCCGATCTGATCTTCAGCCAGGACCTGGATATTCGGGTGTTTACGCTGGATACGGGAAGGCTCTTTGTGGAAACTTATGAGTTGTTCAATAAAGTTTATGCGCGATATCAAAAGAAAATTGAAGTTTTCTTCCCGGAAAGGGATGATGTCGAGAAATTGGTCAGCAGTAAAGGACCCTTCAGTTTTTATGAATCGGTAGAAAATCGCAAAGAATGTTGTGGAATCAGAAAACTCAGGCCCCTGGAAAGAGCCTTGAAAGGAAGCAAAATCTGGATAACCGGACTGCGATCCAGCCAATCTGAATTCAGAAGCGGACTCTCCCGGTTCTACTGGGATGAAAAACGACAGTTGATCAAATTCAATCCTTTGTTTGAATGGAGCCGTGAAGAAGTATGGGCCTATATCCGCAAAAACAGAGTTCCCTATAATGCATTACATGATCGCGGCTACCAAAGTGTTGGCTGTGCTCCCTGTACTCGTGCCACAGAAGCAGGAGAAGATGAAAGAGCTGGAAGATGGTGGTGGGAAGACTCTCACAAAGAATGTGGACTTCATGAAATCGATGTCCCATCTCCCAAAGAAAAGCAGAAAACTCTTTGCCATAAATGTTAA
- the ffh gene encoding signal recognition particle protein has product MFENLSSNIEQAFKKLKGQGKITEINVAETLKEIRRALIDADVNYKVAKTFTKKVKEEALGQNILIDVSPGQLMIKIVNDELSKLMGGEQEGIRISKNPPTVILIAGLQGSGKTTFSGKLALHLKGKGKNPLLVAGDVYRPAAIDQLGVLGEGIGVDVYKEEENKNPVKIAENAIKHAKANGKDIVIVDTAGRLAVDEEMMNEIENIRSSINPHEILFVVDAMTGQDAVNTAKAFNDRLDFDGVVLTKLDGDTRGGAAISIRSVVEKPIKFISMGEKLEDLDLFYPDRMASRILGMGDVVSLVERAQEQFDQKEAERLQRKIRRNELDFNDFLSQIQTIKKMGNLKDLVGMIPGMGKLTKNMEIEDDAFKHVEAIIYSMTTEEREVPKVLNGSRRKRIAKGSGRPIREVNELIKQFDQMKKAMKKMNAMSRGGKMARAMGNMGMMGRKRS; this is encoded by the coding sequence ATGTTTGAAAATCTCTCCTCGAATATAGAACAGGCCTTTAAGAAGCTGAAAGGTCAGGGTAAGATCACTGAGATAAATGTTGCGGAGACGCTGAAAGAGATCAGGAGAGCACTGATCGATGCGGACGTTAACTATAAAGTAGCAAAAACCTTTACCAAAAAAGTAAAGGAAGAAGCCCTCGGGCAAAATATTCTGATTGATGTCTCCCCCGGCCAATTGATGATTAAAATCGTCAATGATGAGCTGTCAAAATTGATGGGTGGAGAACAGGAAGGAATCCGTATCTCCAAAAACCCTCCCACGGTAATTTTGATTGCGGGTCTGCAGGGATCTGGTAAAACTACCTTCTCCGGTAAACTGGCCCTTCATTTAAAAGGTAAAGGGAAAAATCCATTGCTGGTTGCTGGTGATGTGTATCGCCCTGCGGCCATTGATCAGTTGGGTGTTTTGGGAGAAGGAATTGGAGTTGACGTTTATAAAGAAGAAGAAAATAAGAATCCTGTAAAAATTGCTGAGAATGCGATCAAGCATGCCAAAGCAAATGGAAAGGATATCGTAATCGTGGATACTGCAGGTCGTCTGGCGGTAGATGAGGAGATGATGAATGAGATTGAGAACATCAGAAGTTCAATCAATCCTCATGAAATTCTCTTCGTAGTAGATGCCATGACCGGGCAGGATGCCGTTAATACAGCCAAGGCCTTCAATGATAGACTTGACTTTGATGGAGTAGTGCTGACGAAATTAGATGGTGATACCCGTGGAGGTGCTGCTATTTCTATTCGTTCGGTAGTAGAGAAGCCCATCAAGTTTATCAGTATGGGAGAAAAGCTGGAGGATCTGGATCTTTTCTATCCCGACAGGATGGCTTCTCGTATCCTTGGTATGGGAGACGTTGTCTCTTTGGTAGAAAGGGCACAGGAACAGTTTGACCAGAAAGAGGCGGAAAGGTTGCAACGCAAAATTCGCCGCAATGAATTAGACTTTAATGACTTCCTCTCTCAGATTCAGACCATCAAGAAGATGGGTAATCTGAAAGATCTGGTAGGAATGATTCCCGGGATGGGGAAACTCACCAAAAATATGGAAATAGAAGATGATGCCTTTAAACATGTTGAAGCCATCATTTATTCTATGACAACAGAAGAAAGAGAAGTTCCTAAAGTTCTGAATGGCTCGCGAAGAAAGCGTATAGCTAAAGGAAGTGGCAGACCCATTCGTGAGGTCAATGAATTGATCAAGCAATTTGATCAAATGAAAAAAGCCATGAAGAAAATGAATGCCATGTCTCGTGGAGGTAAAATGGCCCGTGCTATGGGCAATATGGGAATGATGGGAAGAAAGAGGAGCTAA
- a CDS encoding PKD domain-containing protein — MRKIYIFLPILVLLGAFWGYSWLSADEETLAFIPEPGFNQSDIRFIKNEGQWDTQIQYKVKLNGGDIYLGPNELAYHLYNLPSHEHGVNDEKEEEDREQGHVFKMKFLNAAQSPTVNSYLEYPEYHNYYIGNDPSKWRGRVGLYGQVNYEDLYPGVDLRLYGWGDALKYDLILDAGVDPRQIQINYEGVDNIKLKEGSLILETDVRILTELPPVAYQLINGRKKEVPVQFKLKKKILSFELPQGYDPAYPLVIDPTLIFSTYTGSFSDNWGFTATYDTAGNAYGGGIQFGSVVGSGYPTTTGAYDRTFNGGTSDVTIAKFNPTGTTLIYSTFLGGVNDDQPHSLISDLDGQLIIMGRTNSNNFPTQNGADNTFNGGFDIFVTKMSADGTFLLGSTFLGGSLDDGVNGSTLVGIYTNTKYNYGDDARGEVVIDAANNVFITAPTSSGNFPVQNGFQLVKGAGQDGVVIKLTPNLNTISWASYFGGSGEDAAHTIKFDPAGNVLIAGGTSSTDLPTSTGVIQPNYSGATDGFITKISPDGRNILACTYLGTGFYDQVYLMDLDKDGDVYVAGQTQGSWTIVNPVAGAVFQNANSKQFIQKIENDLTNTVYATTVGSQNTQFPNISPTAFLVDRCENIYLTGWGGSTNSSTGSPNGGNTMNMSVTGDALQAGTDGSDFYTIVLDRDVQNILFGTYFGGNSNNGDHVDGGTSRFDKEGVVYQAVCASCGGTNAFPARPNNVHSTNNNSPNCNLAVFKVAFDLAGVEADFVPRDQLGQVIINTQGCAPLTVNFDNQSQRAQTGGNPDYFWDFDDNGATANIFEPVHTYDSAGLYNVMLIITDSSSCNIADTAFALIEVFPPPSVDAGPDQIVCRDDAFSLNAVTPGASYQWSPANALLSAPTLRNPNGVATDPTEFILTLTDNRGCQAEDTVLVDVDTSLQVFARSDSLLCRGGSVRLNAVSSNGISYTWAAFPNAILSDPNIANPLVSNLDTTTMFVVTATNALGCQQNDTVRMEVFEVFTLQDTFVCDGSSIVLQSSNGVSFSWAPNNGTLDNPTIASPTARPFATTTYTVTATSADGCISTKDVLVELLPLPAIDAGPDQSLCIGDSLQLNGSGAGTYLWDPAQLLIDPTIPNARGFTTGSAVFTLTVTDTIGCQSIEAVSVTVNPLPIVEAGNDTTICDGDAFLLSASGAQTYFWTPAGSLDDPNSASPLASPPANTQYTVVGTDVNGCVNSDSLFIEVVPIPVTEISGVNDCQDSVVQLTAFGGESYIWSTGETTPIIFVDPNNPASYIATAIVGGCVGIPDTVTIEPGFDFPEAAFEVDSFGVFAPSQVRFINTSTGAVAYEWFFGIAGRSTDPNPIVTFPSAGEYTARLIAYSRQGCADTTFLTFTFDNVTLHVPSAFSPNGDDMNGYFKIGYIGIASLNVKIFSRWGALVYESDSPDFEWDGMYKGKPVPEGVYVYVITGKGENQQDYAREGTVTVFR; from the coding sequence ATGAGGAAAATCTACATCTTTTTACCTATTCTCGTACTGCTAGGAGCATTTTGGGGCTACTCATGGTTAAGCGCCGATGAGGAAACACTCGCCTTTATCCCTGAGCCCGGCTTCAACCAAAGTGATATCCGCTTCATCAAAAACGAGGGCCAGTGGGACACTCAAATCCAGTATAAAGTAAAACTTAATGGAGGAGATATTTACCTGGGCCCAAATGAATTGGCCTACCATCTCTACAATTTACCTTCTCATGAACATGGAGTAAACGATGAAAAAGAAGAGGAGGACCGCGAACAGGGACATGTTTTTAAAATGAAGTTCCTGAATGCTGCACAATCTCCAACTGTCAATAGTTATCTCGAATATCCTGAATATCACAACTATTATATCGGAAATGATCCTTCGAAATGGCGAGGAAGGGTAGGGCTGTATGGGCAGGTGAATTATGAAGATTTGTATCCTGGCGTGGATCTGAGGCTATATGGATGGGGAGATGCTCTGAAGTATGATCTTATCCTGGATGCAGGTGTAGATCCTCGGCAGATTCAAATCAATTATGAGGGAGTTGATAATATTAAACTTAAGGAAGGTTCCCTGATTCTTGAAACAGATGTCCGAATACTCACAGAACTGCCGCCCGTCGCTTACCAATTGATAAATGGCAGAAAAAAAGAGGTTCCGGTTCAATTCAAACTAAAGAAGAAAATTCTGAGTTTCGAATTGCCACAAGGATATGATCCTGCTTATCCTCTTGTGATTGATCCTACCTTGATATTTTCAACCTATACTGGTTCCTTTTCTGATAATTGGGGATTTACTGCCACCTATGATACGGCAGGAAATGCCTATGGGGGGGGAATTCAATTTGGCAGTGTGGTAGGCTCGGGTTATCCAACTACTACAGGTGCATATGACCGGACTTTCAATGGAGGGACGAGTGATGTTACAATCGCCAAATTTAATCCTACCGGAACTACCTTGATTTATTCGACTTTTCTGGGTGGGGTAAATGACGATCAACCTCACAGTTTGATCAGTGACCTGGATGGGCAGCTCATCATCATGGGCCGTACCAATTCCAATAATTTCCCTACGCAAAATGGAGCGGATAATACCTTTAATGGAGGCTTCGATATTTTTGTTACCAAGATGAGCGCAGATGGGACCTTTTTATTGGGTTCTACCTTTTTAGGAGGTTCATTGGATGATGGAGTAAATGGTTCAACCCTCGTTGGCATCTATACCAATACAAAATATAACTATGGAGATGATGCAAGGGGAGAAGTAGTCATCGATGCAGCGAATAATGTCTTTATCACAGCGCCAACCAGTTCCGGAAATTTCCCTGTTCAAAATGGATTTCAATTGGTGAAAGGAGCCGGACAGGATGGAGTGGTGATCAAGCTTACCCCTAATCTGAATACGATTAGCTGGGCCTCTTATTTCGGAGGTAGTGGAGAAGATGCTGCACATACGATAAAATTTGATCCCGCTGGCAATGTCCTTATCGCTGGGGGAACCAGTAGTACTGATTTGCCGACAAGCACAGGAGTTATTCAACCCAATTATAGTGGAGCCACAGATGGATTTATTACAAAAATATCTCCTGATGGAAGAAATATACTAGCCTGTACGTATCTGGGGACGGGTTTTTATGATCAGGTGTATTTGATGGATTTGGATAAGGACGGGGATGTCTATGTAGCCGGCCAAACCCAGGGAAGCTGGACGATCGTAAATCCAGTTGCTGGAGCCGTTTTCCAGAATGCAAATTCAAAACAGTTCATTCAAAAAATTGAAAATGATTTAACCAATACTGTTTACGCGACTACAGTTGGTTCTCAGAATACCCAATTTCCCAATATCTCGCCTACGGCTTTTCTGGTTGACAGATGTGAAAATATTTATCTCACAGGCTGGGGCGGAAGTACCAATTCCAGTACGGGTTCACCAAATGGTGGGAATACCATGAATATGAGTGTTACCGGAGATGCGCTTCAAGCCGGGACGGATGGGAGTGATTTTTATACCATCGTATTGGACCGGGATGTGCAAAATATATTATTTGGAACCTATTTTGGGGGAAACTCCAATAATGGAGACCATGTTGATGGAGGGACAAGTAGATTTGATAAAGAAGGAGTGGTATATCAGGCGGTTTGTGCCAGTTGTGGAGGAACAAATGCCTTCCCGGCCCGACCCAATAATGTGCATAGTACCAATAACAATAGTCCGAATTGTAATCTCGCTGTTTTTAAAGTTGCATTTGACCTGGCAGGAGTAGAAGCTGATTTTGTGCCCCGAGATCAATTGGGACAAGTGATCATTAATACCCAGGGCTGTGCTCCTTTAACGGTGAATTTCGATAACCAAAGTCAAAGGGCGCAAACAGGTGGAAATCCCGATTACTTCTGGGATTTTGATGACAATGGAGCAACTGCAAATATATTTGAACCTGTCCATACCTATGATAGTGCGGGTTTGTATAATGTGATGCTGATCATCACAGACTCCTCCAGTTGTAATATCGCTGATACAGCTTTTGCATTGATTGAGGTATTTCCCCCACCTTCAGTAGATGCCGGTCCTGATCAGATCGTTTGTAGGGATGATGCATTTAGTTTAAATGCCGTAACTCCCGGAGCTTCTTATCAATGGTCTCCGGCCAATGCTTTACTTTCTGCTCCAACTTTAAGAAACCCGAATGGAGTTGCTACTGATCCTACAGAATTTATTCTCACCCTAACAGATAATCGGGGTTGTCAGGCGGAAGATACTGTGCTGGTGGATGTAGATACTTCCCTACAGGTATTTGCCCGATCGGACTCCTTGCTTTGTAGAGGAGGCTCGGTAAGATTAAATGCCGTATCTAGCAATGGAATTTCCTATACCTGGGCAGCATTCCCTAATGCTATTTTATCTGATCCCAATATTGCGAATCCCTTGGTAAGCAATCTGGATACCACCACTATGTTTGTGGTCACCGCGACCAATGCTCTGGGATGCCAGCAGAATGATACTGTACGAATGGAAGTCTTTGAGGTGTTTACCTTGCAAGATACCTTTGTATGTGATGGGAGTTCTATCGTGCTTCAATCCAGCAATGGAGTAAGTTTTTCCTGGGCACCCAATAATGGAACCCTGGATAATCCAACTATCGCCAGTCCTACTGCCAGACCCTTCGCCACAACAACCTATACCGTTACAGCTACCAGTGCTGATGGATGTATCAGTACCAAAGATGTACTGGTGGAGCTGCTTCCTTTACCTGCTATAGATGCCGGGCCAGATCAATCACTTTGTATCGGCGATTCACTTCAATTGAATGGCAGTGGTGCAGGGACTTACTTATGGGACCCTGCCCAATTACTAATTGACCCAACAATTCCAAATGCAAGAGGCTTCACAACCGGATCGGCTGTCTTTACCCTAACAGTAACTGATACCATCGGTTGTCAAAGTATAGAGGCCGTTTCCGTTACCGTCAATCCCCTTCCAATAGTAGAAGCAGGAAATGATACGACCATTTGCGATGGAGATGCTTTCCTTTTATCCGCGAGCGGAGCCCAGACCTATTTCTGGACCCCTGCCGGAAGCCTTGATGATCCCAATAGTGCTAGCCCTTTGGCTAGTCCTCCTGCTAATACACAATACACAGTTGTAGGTACTGATGTCAATGGCTGTGTGAATTCGGATTCACTATTTATAGAAGTAGTTCCTATTCCTGTTACAGAAATTAGTGGCGTAAATGATTGTCAGGATTCGGTTGTTCAACTTACAGCCTTTGGTGGAGAAAGCTATATCTGGAGTACAGGAGAAACTACTCCTATTATCTTTGTTGATCCCAATAATCCCGCATCCTATATCGCCACGGCCATTGTAGGGGGCTGTGTTGGGATTCCTGATACGGTTACCATAGAACCCGGCTTTGACTTTCCGGAAGCCGCTTTTGAAGTGGATAGTTTTGGGGTCTTTGCTCCGAGTCAGGTGCGCTTTATCAATACTTCGACAGGAGCAGTTGCTTATGAGTGGTTCTTTGGAATTGCCGGTCGGTCAACAGATCCCAATCCCATTGTTACCTTCCCAAGTGCAGGTGAATATACAGCCCGACTGATTGCATATTCCCGACAGGGATGTGCAGATACTACTTTTCTGACTTTCACCTTTGACAACGTAACCCTTCATGTACCCAGTGCCTTTTCTCCCAATGGAGATGATATGAATGGGTACTTTAAAATTGGCTATATAGGAATAGCGAGTCTGAATGTGAAAATATTCAGTCGCTGGGGAGCCCTTGTGTATGAATCTGATAGTCCTGATTTTGAATGGGATGGGATGTATAAAGGAAAACCTGTCCCTGAGGGAGTATATGTGTATGTAATTACCGGTAAAGGAGAAAATCAACAGGATTATGCCCGAGAGGGAACTGTCACGGTTTTCCGATGA
- a CDS encoding O-succinylhomoserine sulfhydrylase yields the protein MSEHKFETKSIRTQIDRSCHGEHSAPLYLTSSFVFKDAEQMRARFANEEEGNIYSRFSNPNTSELIDKICTLEGAEDGFATATGMSAVFTSLAGLLDSGDHILASRSLFGSTHSVLGKLLPRWGISHTYAPVFDTDSWDELVLPNTKILFVETPSNPAVDLLDLEWLGKFAHRHGLILIVDNCFATPYLQQPLKYGADLVLHSATKYIDGQGRVLGGIIAGKGDLLEQIRLFARHSGPALSPFNAWVLSKSLETLAIRMDRHCSNALKLATYLEEHPEIEYVKYPFLPSHPQYEIARKQMKAGGGIVSCVVKGGVERGRKFLDSLQLASLTANLGDSRTIATHPASTTHAKVSEEDRLAVGIVPGLIRISVGLEHIDDITADINQALERSRLLQRA from the coding sequence ATGTCTGAGCATAAATTTGAAACCAAATCCATAAGAACCCAAATCGACCGATCTTGTCATGGGGAACATTCAGCTCCCTTATACTTAACCTCCAGTTTTGTGTTCAAAGACGCAGAACAAATGCGTGCAAGATTTGCCAATGAAGAAGAAGGGAATATTTATAGTCGTTTCTCAAACCCCAATACTTCTGAGCTGATCGATAAAATTTGTACCCTGGAAGGTGCTGAAGATGGTTTTGCCACAGCTACAGGTATGTCTGCTGTTTTCACCAGTCTGGCAGGCTTGCTGGATTCTGGAGATCATATTCTTGCCAGCCGGTCCCTTTTTGGTTCGACGCATTCGGTTTTAGGAAAATTGCTGCCCAGATGGGGAATCAGCCATACCTATGCACCTGTTTTCGATACAGATTCCTGGGATGAACTGGTTCTTCCCAATACCAAAATTCTATTTGTAGAAACTCCTTCAAATCCAGCGGTTGATCTCCTTGATTTGGAATGGCTGGGGAAATTTGCTCACAGACATGGATTGATTTTGATTGTAGACAATTGTTTTGCGACCCCTTATCTCCAACAACCGCTGAAATATGGAGCTGACTTGGTGCTACATTCCGCTACCAAATACATAGATGGTCAGGGTCGGGTACTTGGTGGAATTATCGCCGGTAAAGGCGACCTACTGGAGCAGATTCGTCTTTTTGCCAGACACAGTGGACCTGCTTTGTCCCCTTTCAATGCCTGGGTACTATCCAAGAGTTTGGAAACCCTGGCTATCCGAATGGATCGTCATTGCTCCAATGCATTGAAATTGGCTACTTACCTGGAAGAACATCCGGAAATAGAATATGTAAAATATCCCTTTCTCCCTTCTCACCCGCAATATGAAATCGCACGCAAGCAAATGAAAGCAGGCGGCGGTATTGTGAGCTGTGTGGTAAAAGGGGGAGTTGAAAGAGGAAGAAAATTTCTCGACTCACTTCAGTTGGCATCTCTGACTGCAAATCTCGGGGATAGCCGAACCATTGCAACACACCCCGCTTCTACAACTCATGCGAAAGTCAGCGAAGAAGATCGCCTGGCTGTCGGTATCGTGCCCGGTTTGATACGAATATCTGTCGGATTAGAGCACATCGATGATATCACCGCAGATATCAATCAGGCCCTGGAGCGATCCAGGCTTTTACAAAGAGCTTAA
- a CDS encoding nitrite/sulfite reductase, whose product MQSFRTEIENPVVEKDIIELERKIRQFQEGKVDEERFRSLRLARGVYGQRQPGVQMIRIKIPYGRLTAQKLRRIAEVADTYSTGKLHITTRQDIQIHYVKLEDSPQLWAELEKDEVTLREACGNTVRNVTASELAGIDPEEPFDVSPHADAFFKYFLRNPICQEMGRKFKVSFSSSDQDVAFSFMHDLGFIPKIKDGQRGFKVMIGGGLGAQPIHAKVASEFLPEDQIIPFAESILRIFDRYGERAKRFKARFKFLLNKIGLEELFRLVEEEKAALAYQRYPIAAEDFPLPVLPVYKKREAVNIEDREAYEAWFKSNVFEQKQAGFYGVKVKVHLGDFSTDTARELAQIIEELAGDDFRLSINQGIVLRFVREEDLPLLYSRLETLNFVEPGYDSSADITACPGTDTCNLGISSSTGVSKVLESLILEKYHSLIYNTDLKIKISGCMNACGQHSIAAIGFHGSTLKVKDKVAPAMQVLLGGGIIGNGDAAFAQKVIKLPSKRIPTALSYVIEDYEDHKEADEKFYQYFQRQGKKYFYQLLKPLAQTQSLTQEDFLDWGHEESFVAEIGVGECAGVVIDLVATLFFESEEKLDRAKENLLEGQYANAIYYAYAAGVNAAKATLVQHEIPTNTLAKIIDDFDEQILASGKINFKQSFRSFIYQAKKVEPTQEFAANFVLEVQDFLHLVQEFSLAKHE is encoded by the coding sequence ATGCAGAGTTTCAGAACGGAAATCGAAAACCCAGTTGTAGAAAAAGACATCATTGAGCTGGAAAGAAAGATCCGCCAATTTCAGGAAGGAAAGGTAGATGAAGAAAGATTCAGAAGTCTTCGGTTGGCAAGAGGAGTTTATGGCCAGCGTCAGCCTGGCGTTCAAATGATTCGAATCAAAATACCATATGGTAGATTGACAGCTCAGAAACTTCGTAGAATCGCTGAGGTGGCAGATACTTACTCAACAGGCAAACTTCATATCACCACTCGGCAGGACATCCAGATTCACTATGTAAAACTGGAAGACAGTCCACAGCTCTGGGCAGAACTGGAAAAGGATGAGGTAACCCTGAGAGAGGCTTGTGGAAATACCGTAAGAAATGTTACTGCTTCTGAATTGGCAGGCATAGATCCTGAGGAGCCCTTTGATGTAAGTCCTCATGCAGATGCTTTCTTCAAATACTTCCTAAGAAATCCTATTTGTCAGGAAATGGGTAGAAAATTCAAAGTATCCTTTTCTTCTTCTGATCAGGATGTAGCATTTTCTTTTATGCATGATCTGGGCTTTATCCCAAAAATAAAGGATGGACAAAGAGGCTTCAAAGTGATGATCGGCGGAGGACTAGGAGCCCAACCCATACATGCAAAAGTTGCCAGTGAATTTCTCCCGGAGGATCAGATCATTCCTTTTGCGGAATCTATTCTCAGAATCTTTGATCGCTATGGAGAACGCGCGAAACGATTCAAAGCCCGTTTCAAATTTCTACTCAATAAAATAGGCTTGGAAGAACTTTTTCGCTTGGTAGAAGAAGAGAAAGCTGCGCTAGCCTACCAGCGATATCCTATAGCTGCCGAAGACTTCCCTTTGCCGGTACTTCCGGTTTACAAAAAAAGAGAAGCAGTAAACATAGAAGATAGAGAGGCTTATGAGGCCTGGTTTAAAAGCAATGTATTTGAGCAAAAGCAAGCTGGATTTTACGGAGTCAAAGTCAAAGTTCATTTGGGCGACTTTAGTACAGATACAGCCAGAGAATTAGCTCAAATCATCGAAGAGCTTGCAGGAGATGATTTCCGACTGAGTATCAATCAGGGAATTGTCCTGCGCTTTGTACGGGAAGAAGACCTTCCTCTTCTTTACAGCCGACTGGAGACATTGAATTTTGTTGAGCCAGGATATGATAGTTCTGCAGATATAACTGCCTGTCCGGGAACGGATACCTGTAATCTGGGCATTTCAAGTAGTACAGGAGTCAGTAAGGTGTTAGAGTCTTTGATCCTTGAGAAATACCATTCACTGATTTACAATACTGACCTCAAAATCAAAATCAGTGGTTGTATGAATGCTTGTGGTCAGCACAGCATTGCAGCTATAGGTTTTCATGGGAGTACCCTAAAGGTCAAAGACAAAGTTGCTCCAGCTATGCAGGTTTTATTGGGCGGAGGAATTATTGGAAATGGAGATGCTGCTTTCGCCCAAAAGGTCATCAAACTCCCTTCGAAAAGAATCCCTACAGCCCTATCCTATGTCATCGAAGACTATGAGGACCATAAAGAAGCTGATGAAAAATTTTATCAGTATTTCCAACGCCAGGGTAAGAAATATTTCTATCAATTGCTCAAACCTCTTGCACAAACACAAAGTCTGACACAGGAAGATTTTCTGGACTGGGGACATGAGGAAAGTTTTGTAGCAGAAATAGGAGTAGGAGAATGTGCAGGTGTTGTAATCGATCTTGTAGCCACTTTGTTTTTTGAAAGTGAGGAGAAACTGGATCGGGCAAAAGAAAATCTTCTGGAAGGTCAATATGCAAATGCCATTTACTATGCTTATGCAGCGGGAGTAAATGCTGCAAAAGCTACTTTGGTACAGCATGAAATCCCTACTAATACGCTGGCAAAAATCATCGATGATTTTGATGAGCAAATTCTCGCCAGTGGGAAAATCAATTTCAAACAAAGTTTCCGCAGTTTTATTTATCAGGCGAAAAAAGTGGAGCCCACTCAGGAGTTCGCCGCCAATTTTGTCCTGGAAGTACAGGATTTCCTCCACCTAGTCCAGGAATTTAGCCTAGCAAAACATGAATAA